ATGTGACCTTGATCGATTGTGCAGGCATGTATGCTTTAAGAGCTAACAGAACCGCCCTTCCTTTCTATTGGCTTCTAGGCTAAGAGTACAAGAATTCTCTGGATTGAATGCTTAGAAGGTCAAGAGGTGGTACATTGGCTCTGTGCATATTATATTCTTCCAAACACAACTGTGGCTTGCCTGGCTTGACACCTCTCTGTTGCTGGTCGGCAGCTTTCTACACTTTCCTTCTGCTATGCCGCTGCGCCGGTATATCCTTCGGGGTACGCTTCGGCTAGTCTTCGAATCTCGTCTATCGCCCTACAGCAATGTTAGGCTTACGATCCACTGTACATGGAAATGCTCGTGTCAGAAACTTACATGCGAACAAATGACTCTTGGTTGGGAAACAGCGCTGCCGCGTGCAAATTAAATCTCCTAGGTCGACAGGTTAAGTTAAGTTATCAATATTGTCAGCGTGGGCCACGTACAATGAATAGAGGGCGTTGCGGTCGTCATAGTCCTCTTCTGGTTCGGCTTTGGGTATGTGGGAATGATAGGCCTGGAAATAGCGACGAGTGAACTTATTTCGCTCCGGGCGCCAGTTTCCTAGCTCATCTAGCATTGTGTTATCAGCAGACCTAACTAGATGCAGGGGATAGCATGGGGACACGAGTCAGTAAGAGTGCAAGATTACCTACACTCGTTGTGCGCCCAAAAGCTGGCAGGGTCATAAACGATGCCCTCTTCTGTATCTCCGTCGACAATACCTGTATTCCCGTACCATAAGTCTCCATGAACCAGCGAAGGTCGTACCGCCCGTCCCTCGCTTTCCAGTGGTCGCAAGAGTCTGGGTATGATTTTGTCGAAGAGTGCAGGCATaagctcatcaagctcaaggtTGTGTCCAGCCCGATCCTCACGGACCTTTAAAACATGGCGTAGACCGTTAGCAAAGAACGCTTCCCAACTATCGCACCAGGTATTATCCTGTGGAAGGTTACCGTTATAGGTTGTGCAGTGGAATCCGAATTTGCCTTCTGGTGATGTGTGGCTAGAATGCAACCGGGCTAGCTGCTCGCAGAAAAAATTGGGTTCGGGTACGCCCTCGATGAAATCGTAGAACTTGCAAATGTAGAAATGGGAATTCGAATCGTTTTTGAAAGTCCCCCATCCAATGGGCTTGGGGCAGAATTCGGGTATGATCTTGTGGATAGCCGATGTAGATTCGAACTCGCCCATCAGAGCCAGTTTCCCGTGATGGTCAACAGAGACCTAGGATGGTAAGCAATCTTAATGCCGTGCACCAGGCACATCCAAGAGTTGAACAGTATTATACAAACTTTCATAAAATAATCTTCGTTGCTCCCATCATTGTTGCGCACATTAAGACGAAAAGCCTTTGCCCAGGCAGACTCTTGGTGGTATGCCACTTCCAACACCTCCGCAGCGTCTGGTAATGCTGTAAATATTCAGACGTTTCTGTTAATTTGACGCCCAAATAGGTAAAGGTCTGCTAATATGGCTCACCAGAGAGCACATTTGGATCTACCGTCTGCTGatttccagcagcaacataGCTGCCGAATGTATTGGCCATCTTCACTGTAAAGTTTCGCCTGGAAAATATTCGTCAAATTCAGTGGATACAAATAATTATCTACAGGCTAGATGTACTAAATGGGCGGGCTGAGAACTTTATACGACCCTGACAAACAGTAGAGGGCGTACAATACTGGATTCCTTCGCAGCTGATATGCCCTTCAGACCAATAGCACTCAATGTGCCCGCCCGTCCTCGGTTCCATTACCAAGACCCTGGTCTTCTCCCGGGATCCAGGCTCTAAAACGAAACCGGGGCCTTTTGTCATATCATTTAGCAAATATTGGCGAATCCTCATCGTGTTACCATCATCAGGCCGCATTGACCATCCTCATGATGCTCCCCCCATCAGGCCGCATTGACCATAATATAGATTTTCCGCGTTCGCGGCCCAAGGGTTAACGTAGACAAAAACAAACTTTCGGCCTCATAAATCACGCAGTCAACTCTCCCCGCTCCCGCTATGGATTTACCCCAGGTTTTTTCTCTGAGCAATGGCCACAATGTTCCTGCTATTGGCCTTGGTACATTTCAGGGCGATGAAGGCAACTCCAAGGTCAAAGACGCCGTAAAGATGGCTCTGCAA
This genomic stretch from Trichoderma breve strain T069 chromosome 1, whole genome shotgun sequence harbors:
- a CDS encoding fructosamine kinase domain-containing protein, with the protein product MANTFGSYVAAGNQQTVDPNVLSALPDAAEVLEVAYHQESAWAKAFRLNVRNNDGSNEDYFMKVSVDHHGKLALMGEFESTSAIHKIIPEFCPKPIGWGTFKNDSNSHFYICKFYDFIEGVPEPNFFCEQLARLHSSHTSPEGKFGFHCTTYNGNLPQDNTWCDSWEAFFANGLRHVLKVREDRAGHNLELDELMPALFDKIIPRLLRPLESEGRAVRPSLVHGDLWYGNTGIVDGDTEEGIVYDPASFWAHNEYELGNWRPERNKFTRRYFQAYHSHIPKAEPEEDYDDRNALYSLRFNLHAAALFPNQESFVRMAIDEIRRLAEAYPEGYTGAAA